A region of Toxorhynchites rutilus septentrionalis strain SRP chromosome 1, ASM2978413v1, whole genome shotgun sequence DNA encodes the following proteins:
- the LOC129776487 gene encoding uncharacterized protein LOC129776487: protein MDMLCNDMTKFSQKDHELMNLDILLLQRDIDWDVPLPFLKNLKQSSCASTNITNSSNSLQVEQSDPSQGAQMLLSVTEFGKTNTPCSEPSSICIQESNLEQHPREDNQNQSLQQLQETEEDNSSAFTDALVVMIEIQKECMAYEAKVLGGFVRMNSVYQQQQHLKTVDAAKCLISRMSLTDREKTIILDTIH, encoded by the exons ATGGATATGTTATGCAATGACATGacgaaattttcacaaaaagatCATGAACTGATGAATTTGGATATACTTTTACTACAACGTGACATTGACTGGGACGTCCCATTACCCTTTTTGAAGAACCTAAAACAATCATCCTGTGCATCAACCAATATCACAAATTCGAGTAACTCTTTGCAAGTGGAGCAAAGTGATCCATCGCAAGGTGCACAAATGCTGCTGAGTGTGACGGAATTTGGAAAGACAAATACCCCATGCAGCGAACCATCTTCTATTTGCATTCAAGAATCAAACTTGGAGCAACACCCACGTGAGGATAATCAGAATCAATCGTTGCAACAATTGCAGGAAACGGAAGAAGACAACTCATC CGCTTTTACTGACGCCTTGGTAGTTATGATTGAAATTCAAAAGGAATGTATGGCATACGAGGCGAAAGTTTTGGGTGGCTTCGTTAGAATGAATTCTGTATATCAGCAACAGCAACACCTTAAGACAGTAGATGCAGCCAAGTGTTTAATCAGTCGAATGTCTCTCACAGATAGAGAGAAGACCATTATTCTAGATACGATACATTGA